Proteins encoded in a region of the Streptomyces sp. NBC_01298 genome:
- a CDS encoding GNAT family N-acetyltransferase, translated as MALTFIFDPVVDPALVEEFAALWTDVSNADGAVGFVPPVTVEDVRPGLDAHLAAASEGRSRLLVGRDAAGRVRATAVIALNQHRLQTHWVWAYTVMVDPALQGGGAGRALMEAVADAARTMEGIEAIRLGCRGGLGLEHFYAACGYKEVGRVPGAIRVAPGDDRDDITMLLPLH; from the coding sequence ATGGCCCTTACTTTCATCTTCGATCCGGTCGTCGACCCCGCCCTGGTCGAGGAGTTCGCCGCGCTCTGGACCGACGTGTCCAACGCCGACGGCGCGGTGGGCTTCGTACCGCCCGTCACCGTCGAGGACGTCCGCCCCGGACTGGACGCGCACCTCGCCGCGGCCTCCGAGGGCCGCAGCCGGCTGCTCGTCGGGCGCGACGCCGCCGGGCGGGTACGCGCCACCGCCGTCATCGCGCTCAACCAGCACCGGCTCCAGACGCATTGGGTCTGGGCCTACACCGTCATGGTCGATCCCGCCCTCCAGGGCGGCGGCGCCGGGCGCGCGCTGATGGAGGCCGTCGCGGACGCCGCCCGCACGATGGAGGGCATCGAGGCGATCCGCCTCGGCTGCCGGGGCGGGCTGGGCCTGGAGCACTTCTACGCCGCCTGCGGCTACAAGGAGGTCGGCCGCGTCCCCGGCGCGATCCGGGTGGCCCCGGGCGACGACCGCGACGACATCACGATGCTGCTGCCGCTGCACTAG
- the mqnE gene encoding aminofutalosine synthase MqnE: protein MDAGFKRELEDKVRSGERLTREDGIALYESDDLAWLGGLAHEVRMRKNGDVVHFNVNRHLNMTNVCTASCAYCSFQRKPGEKDAYTMRIEEAVRLAKTMEGENLTELHIVNGLHPSLPWRYYPRSLSALKEALPNVSLKAFTATEIHHFETISGMSASDILDELIEAGLESLTGGGAEIFDWEVRQHIVDHNTHWEDWSRIHRLAHSKGLKTPATMLYGHIEEPRHRVDHVLRLRELQDETGGFQVFIPLRYQHDFVDMKDGKVRNKLQARTTMATGAEALKTFAVSRLLFDNVPHVKVFWVMHGVQTAQLALQHGADDMDGSVVEYKITHDADNYGTPNKLGREDLLELIREAGFRPVERNTRYEIIREYPGPDAELRETPQAMRL, encoded by the coding sequence ATGGACGCTGGGTTCAAGCGTGAGCTGGAGGACAAGGTTCGCTCCGGCGAGCGGCTGACCCGTGAGGACGGCATCGCCCTCTACGAGTCGGACGACCTGGCCTGGCTCGGCGGCCTCGCCCACGAGGTGCGCATGCGCAAGAACGGCGACGTCGTCCACTTCAACGTCAACCGTCACCTCAACATGACGAACGTGTGCACGGCCTCGTGCGCGTACTGCTCGTTCCAGCGCAAGCCGGGCGAGAAGGACGCGTACACGATGCGCATCGAGGAAGCCGTCCGCCTGGCCAAGACCATGGAGGGCGAGAACCTCACCGAGCTGCACATCGTCAACGGCCTGCACCCCAGCCTGCCCTGGCGGTACTACCCGCGCTCGCTCTCCGCGCTGAAGGAGGCGCTGCCGAACGTCTCGCTGAAGGCGTTCACGGCGACCGAGATCCACCACTTCGAGACGATCTCCGGCATGTCGGCCTCCGACATCCTGGACGAGCTGATCGAGGCCGGTCTGGAGTCGCTCACCGGCGGCGGTGCCGAGATCTTCGACTGGGAGGTCCGCCAGCACATCGTCGACCACAACACCCACTGGGAAGACTGGTCGCGCATCCACCGCCTGGCGCACTCCAAGGGCCTCAAGACCCCGGCGACGATGCTCTACGGGCACATCGAGGAGCCGCGCCACCGCGTGGACCACGTGCTGCGGCTGCGCGAACTGCAGGACGAGACCGGCGGTTTCCAGGTCTTCATCCCGCTGCGCTACCAGCACGACTTCGTGGACATGAAGGACGGCAAGGTACGCAACAAGCTCCAGGCGCGTACGACGATGGCGACGGGCGCCGAGGCGCTGAAGACCTTCGCGGTCTCCCGCCTGCTCTTCGACAACGTCCCGCACGTGAAGGTCTTCTGGGTCATGCACGGCGTGCAGACGGCGCAGCTCGCCCTCCAGCACGGCGCGGACGACATGGACGGCTCGGTCGTCGAGTACAAGATCACGCACGACGCGGACAACTACGGCACCCCGAACAAGCTGGGCCGCGAGGACCTGCTGGAACTGATCCGCGAGGCGGGCTTCCGCCCGGTCGAGCGCAACACGCGCTACGAGATCATCCGCGAGTACCCCGGCCCGGACGCGGAACTCCGCGAGACGCCGCAGGCGATGCGGCTCTGA